One part of the Gemmatimonadota bacterium genome encodes these proteins:
- a CDS encoding amidohydrolase family protein, with product MRASRFILGIAALAAGSLEAQQSSRTQPVTGLRDNSTGYHALVGARVVTAPGQALDNATIVVRNGVITAVGAGLSAPAGARVWDLKGLTVYPGFIDASADLGGDAPPQGGDVGPTHWNPQVRAWFSTTANLKDDSTRRIALRSLGFGAALAVPRQGIFRGSASVLNLGDAGARERIMRPDLAQAIGFQRSFALGGMYPNSAMGTIALMKQTFMDAEWYIRAWGAYEGSGRALLPPETSEALAALGKAVKGQQPVFFETGSEEEYLRAYKLAQDYKLTPWFRGSGQEYRLLDVLKGRTQPLVVPLAFPDAPNVSGPEAAANATLAELRHWYLAPTNPAQLAAAGVPFAITADGLSSLAQFLPNLRTAVARGLAPDKALAALTTIPAAWLGIEKTHGTIAVGKAANLVVSEGDLFTQESAVRDVWVQGTRYGVTRPPQVDPRGTWTITSSDAGTFNSATLRLEGPLNRIRGTIEIAGRRPVNLTSARITAETGRLEATFPGEAVGLEGAMLLAGSVREAEFFGWLSLPNGTDATYRGTRTETYEGPARGAVAVKVPKLDLPFMRPSMEFGRTAAPVQPAAVVVRNATVWTQGGQGRLENADLLVQAGKVVRVGQKLSAPTGAVEIDATGKHVTPGLIDPHTHSGVSAVNESGFAIVPEVQMGDVITHNNIWFYRQLAGGLTTTMIKHGSANPIGGENVYVKIRWGSLPDEYKIAGAPRTVKFALGENPKRSPTRYPNTRMGVQEIIRDHFLAARDYQKEWKRWEKEKTGIPPRRDLRMEAILDILDQKLLVSSHGYRADEFLALVRLAEEFGFRIQTLQHGVEAFKIASELKASGVAAVVWSDWGAFKMEAYDNTTYNARLLMEAGVVTSLHSDNAEISTRMNWEAGKLLRTGVDEIAALSTVTNQSAKAIAIDSRVGSLEAGKDADFVIWNGNPLSQFTKAEQTWVDGRRYFSLDEDTALRAETARQRAQLIQAVLAAAPAENAPAGAPARPRGTEGSRR from the coding sequence ACGATCGTCGTGCGGAACGGCGTCATCACCGCGGTGGGCGCCGGCCTGAGCGCGCCAGCCGGTGCCCGCGTGTGGGACCTCAAGGGGCTCACGGTCTATCCCGGCTTCATCGACGCCTCGGCTGATCTTGGCGGTGACGCGCCGCCGCAGGGGGGCGATGTGGGCCCCACGCACTGGAATCCGCAGGTGCGCGCCTGGTTCAGCACGACGGCCAACCTCAAGGACGATTCCACGCGACGCATCGCGCTTCGCTCGCTCGGCTTCGGCGCCGCGCTCGCGGTGCCGAGGCAGGGGATCTTCCGCGGCAGCGCTTCGGTGCTCAACCTCGGCGATGCGGGCGCGCGCGAGCGCATCATGCGCCCCGACCTCGCGCAGGCGATCGGTTTCCAGCGCTCCTTCGCACTGGGCGGGATGTATCCCAACTCGGCGATGGGGACGATTGCGCTGATGAAGCAGACCTTCATGGATGCGGAGTGGTACATCCGCGCCTGGGGGGCGTACGAGGGGAGCGGGCGCGCGTTGCTCCCGCCAGAGACGAGCGAGGCGCTCGCCGCGCTTGGCAAGGCGGTGAAGGGGCAGCAGCCCGTCTTCTTCGAGACGGGGAGCGAGGAGGAATACCTCCGCGCGTACAAGCTCGCGCAGGACTACAAGCTCACCCCGTGGTTCCGCGGCAGCGGCCAGGAGTATCGCCTCCTCGACGTGCTCAAGGGACGCACGCAGCCGCTGGTGGTGCCGCTCGCCTTCCCCGATGCGCCTAACGTGTCCGGTCCCGAGGCGGCGGCCAACGCGACGCTGGCGGAGTTGCGGCACTGGTACCTGGCCCCGACCAACCCGGCGCAACTGGCGGCGGCCGGGGTGCCGTTCGCCATCACGGCCGATGGTCTCTCGTCGCTGGCGCAGTTCCTCCCCAACCTGCGGACTGCCGTTGCGCGTGGGCTCGCGCCCGACAAGGCGCTGGCTGCGCTGACAACGATTCCTGCGGCATGGCTGGGGATCGAGAAGACGCACGGGACGATCGCGGTCGGCAAGGCGGCCAACCTGGTGGTGAGCGAGGGAGACCTCTTCACCCAGGAGTCGGCGGTGCGCGATGTGTGGGTGCAGGGGACGCGCTACGGCGTGACGCGCCCACCGCAGGTGGATCCGCGCGGGACGTGGACGATCACGTCGTCCGACGCCGGGACCTTCAACAGCGCCACGCTGCGCCTGGAAGGGCCGCTCAATCGCATTCGCGGGACGATCGAGATTGCCGGGCGTCGTCCGGTGAACCTGACGTCGGCGCGCATCACCGCCGAGACGGGGCGACTGGAGGCGACCTTCCCCGGCGAGGCGGTGGGGCTGGAAGGGGCGATGCTGCTGGCGGGGTCGGTGCGGGAGGCGGAGTTCTTCGGCTGGCTGTCGCTGCCTAACGGGACCGACGCCACGTATCGGGGGACGCGCACCGAGACGTACGAAGGGCCTGCCCGCGGCGCCGTCGCGGTGAAGGTCCCCAAGCTCGACCTGCCGTTCATGCGACCCTCCATGGAGTTCGGTCGCACGGCGGCGCCGGTGCAGCCGGCGGCGGTGGTGGTGCGCAACGCCACGGTGTGGACGCAGGGGGGGCAGGGCCGTCTGGAGAACGCCGACCTGCTGGTGCAGGCCGGCAAGGTGGTCCGCGTGGGGCAGAAGCTCTCGGCCCCCACCGGCGCGGTCGAGATCGACGCCACGGGGAAGCACGTCACCCCTGGGCTCATCGATCCGCATACGCACTCGGGAGTGAGCGCGGTGAACGAGAGCGGCTTCGCCATTGTCCCCGAGGTGCAGATGGGGGACGTGATCACGCACAACAACATCTGGTTCTATCGCCAGCTCGCTGGCGGGCTGACCACCACGATGATCAAGCACGGCTCGGCCAACCCGATCGGCGGCGAGAACGTGTACGTGAAGATCCGCTGGGGGTCGCTGCCTGACGAGTACAAGATTGCCGGGGCGCCGCGGACGGTGAAGTTCGCGCTCGGCGAGAACCCCAAGCGCTCCCCCACGCGCTATCCCAACACGCGCATGGGGGTGCAAGAGATCATTCGCGACCACTTCCTGGCTGCGCGCGACTACCAGAAGGAATGGAAGCGCTGGGAGAAGGAGAAGACGGGGATCCCGCCGCGCCGCGACCTGCGCATGGAGGCGATCCTCGACATCCTCGACCAGAAGCTGCTGGTGTCGTCGCACGGCTATCGCGCCGACGAGTTCCTGGCGCTCGTGCGCCTGGCGGAGGAGTTCGGCTTCCGGATCCAGACGCTGCAGCACGGCGTGGAAGCGTTCAAGATCGCCAGTGAGCTCAAGGCGTCGGGCGTTGCCGCCGTGGTCTGGAGCGACTGGGGGGCGTTCAAGATGGAGGCGTATGACAACACGACGTACAATGCGCGCCTGCTGATGGAAGCGGGCGTCGTGACATCGCTCCACTCGGACAACGCCGAGATCTCGACGCGCATGAACTGGGAGGCGGGGAAGCTGCTCCGCACCGGCGTCGACGAGATCGCCGCCCTCTCCACCGTCACCAACCAGTCGGCCAAGGCGATCGCGATCGACAGTCGGGTCGGGTCGCTCGAAGCGGGGAAGGATGCCGACTTCGTGATCTGGAACGGCAACCCGCTGTCGCAGTTCACCAAGGCCGAGCAGACGTGGGTGGACGGCCGACGCTACTTCTCGCTCGACGAAGACACGGCGCTGCGGGCGGAGACGGCCCGGCAGCGTGCGCAGCTCATCCAGGCGGTGCTGGCGGCAGCGCCCGCGGAGAACGCGCCGGCTGGCGCCCCCGCGCGTCCCCGTGGCACGGAGGGCTCGCGCCGATGA